The following are encoded together in the Robertmurraya sp. FSL R5-0851 genome:
- a CDS encoding PP2C family serine/threonine-protein phosphatase: protein MVTKPIEVIVHQTTKEGKYVCGDSYYFVLQDEYFTCVVADGLGSGTLANEASSAVVEVVQQYHEEDVEVLMKKCNQALFQKRGAAVAVLKVFFQTKEFHYSCVGNIRFFLYSDQGELTYPLPVSGYLSGKPVRFNTKRYSYQANSKFLIHSDGITPNGIKSLLSSGLSNECIANQIRERFTSKMDDSTFIIGTLH from the coding sequence ATCGTGACGAAACCAATAGAAGTGATTGTTCACCAAACAACTAAGGAAGGTAAGTATGTATGTGGAGATAGCTATTACTTTGTTCTCCAAGATGAATATTTTACCTGTGTCGTCGCGGATGGTCTTGGCAGTGGAACACTTGCAAATGAGGCATCTTCAGCAGTGGTTGAGGTTGTCCAACAATATCATGAGGAAGATGTTGAGGTGTTGATGAAAAAATGCAATCAGGCTCTTTTTCAAAAAAGAGGAGCAGCGGTAGCGGTATTAAAGGTATTTTTTCAGACGAAGGAATTTCACTATAGCTGTGTAGGGAATATCCGTTTCTTTTTATATTCAGATCAAGGTGAACTAACCTATCCTCTTCCGGTCTCCGGATATCTATCTGGTAAACCGGTAAGATTTAATACAAAGAGATACTCTTATCAAGCAAACTCGAAATTTCTTATTCATTCGGACGGCATCACGCCTAACGGAATAAAATCATTACTAAGCTCCGGGTTATCGAATGAATGTATTGCGAATCAAATACGGGAGAGGTTCACTTCGAAAATGGATGATTCAACATTTATTATAGGGACATTGCATTAG